In the genome of Anabas testudineus chromosome 4, fAnaTes1.2, whole genome shotgun sequence, one region contains:
- the tbc1d7 gene encoding TBC1 domain family member 7, translating to MADDPQRNFRSAYYEKVGFRGVEEKKSLEILLKDNPLDLEKLITFSQRFPLPSMYRIHVWKVLLGILPPHSDSHVLVGGYRKEQYQDILEALEVMRHINSSTPSTHIYLRMFQLESQVLPRCSETSPPDEENEDFLSISRAMEEIVDDPVDCYWLIKCFVNQFHTKFGDSVPHLPKSLEHYLSQEEPRLLNHLKSIGALTQLPYSLWFRRCFAGCLPECSLQRVWDKVISGSCKILVFVALEILLSYKIMLLGISRPDSVVKFLCNIPQENTDAIVTKAIDLWHKYCGTPMHTV from the exons ATGGCCGACGACCCTCAGAGAAACTTTCGCTCTGCATATTATGAGAAAGTGGGATtcagaggagtggaggagaagaaatCCCTGGAAATACTGCTGAAGGACAATCCTCTGG ATCTAGAGAAGCTGATCACCTTCAGTCAAAGGTTCCCATTACCCTCCATGTATCGGATTCATGTGTGGAAGGTACTGTTGG GCATCCTACCTCCTCACAGTGACTCTCATGTTTTGGTTGGAGGCTACAGGAAAGAGCAGTACCAAGACATCCTGGAGGCTCTGGAGGTGATGAGACACATCAACTCCTCCACGCCTTCCACCCACATCTACCTGCGCATGTTCCAGCTGGAGAGCCAGGTGCTCCCACGGTGTTCCGAGACCTCACCCCCG GATGAAGAGAACGAGGACTTTCTCTCCATCAGTCGAGCCATGGAGGAGATTGTGGACGATCCGGTCGACTGCTACTGGCTGATCAAATGTTTCGTCAATCAGTTCCATACAAAGTTTGGAGACTCAGTACCTCACCTT CCAAAGAGCCTGGAGCATTATCTGAGTCAGGAGGAACCTCGGCTGCTGAATCATCTGAAGAGCATTGGAGCCCTGACTCAGCTGCCCTACAGCCTCTGGTTCAGGCGCTGCTTTGCTGGCTGCCTGCCTGAATGCAGCTTGCAGAG GGTGTGGGACAAGGTGATAAGTGGATCCTGTAAGATTCTGGTGTTCGTTGCTCTGGAGATTCTGCTCAGCTACAAGATCATGTTGCTGGGCATCAGCCGGCCTGACAGCGTGGTCAAGTTTCTGTGCAAT ATACCGCAGGAAAACACAGACGCCATCGTGACTAAGGCCATCGACCTGTGGCATAAATACTGTGGCACCCCAATGCACACTGTGTAG